From Flavobacteriales bacterium, a single genomic window includes:
- the hemH gene encoding ferrochelatase produces the protein VKQYLKEFLNDPEVMDIGAIKRYFIVNWLIIPFRAKESAKLYKEIWTKEGSPLLIHSNNVKDKLQDVLGDNYIVSLGMCYCNPNLRDSISDFVDQDVEKIIVVPMYPQYAFSSTGASITNVKNAIKKQLVKAEVTYIDQFYDRPDFQEALLEKAKQYDISIYDHFVFSFHGIPERQVKNLDKAGTCQFNKECCSSINKNNHHCYRATCHQTARTLAEQLEIPENKYSITFQSRLGKDPWIKPYTDFEFEALGKKGVENVLAFSPAFVADCLETVYEIGTEIDELFKENGGGDVKLVESLNDDDKWINVLKNMVTENS, from the coding sequence GTAAAACAATATTTAAAAGAATTCCTTAACGATCCAGAGGTAATGGACATTGGGGCCATTAAAAGATACTTTATCGTTAACTGGCTAATAATTCCATTCAGAGCAAAAGAATCTGCAAAGCTTTATAAAGAAATATGGACGAAGGAAGGTTCACCACTTCTAATTCATAGTAATAATGTAAAAGACAAATTACAAGATGTACTCGGTGATAATTATATCGTTAGTCTCGGAATGTGCTACTGTAACCCAAATCTAAGAGATTCCATTTCAGATTTTGTTGATCAAGATGTTGAGAAAATAATTGTGGTACCTATGTATCCTCAATATGCTTTCTCTAGCACGGGAGCTTCCATTACCAACGTTAAAAACGCAATAAAGAAACAGCTCGTAAAAGCGGAAGTAACATACATCGATCAATTCTATGATCGGCCAGACTTTCAAGAGGCCCTTCTAGAAAAGGCAAAACAATACGACATCTCCATATACGATCACTTTGTATTTAGCTTTCATGGCATTCCTGAAAGACAAGTGAAAAATTTAGATAAAGCTGGAACCTGTCAATTCAATAAGGAATGCTGCAGTTCTATAAACAAGAACAATCACCATTGCTATCGAGCCACATGCCACCAAACAGCCCGTACATTGGCAGAACAACTAGAGATTCCAGAAAACAAATACTCTATAACGTTTCAATCTCGACTGGGAAAAGATCCATGGATAAAACCATATACCGACTTTGAATTTGAAGCGCTCGGTAAAAAAGGAGTTGAGAATGTATTAGCCTTTTCCCCTGCCTTTGTAGCCGATTGTTTGGAAACTGTTTATGAGATAGGTACCGAAATAGATGAGCTGTTTAAAGAAAATGG